A genomic window from Candidatus Thiocaldithrix dubininis includes:
- a CDS encoding glutamate synthase subunit beta, with protein MGKPTGFLEYQRDLPADRAPLERIKDWKEFHLHFDREVDSRIQGARCMECGVPFCQTGRILPGGASGCPVHNLIPEWNDMIFRGLWREAFERLRMTNNFPEFTGRVCPAPCEGSCTLGINEPPVTIKLNEVSIIDKAFEEGWIQPTPPAHRTGKKVAVIGSGPAGLACADQLNKAGHTVTVYERADRIGGLLMYGIPNMKLDKQDVVQRRVDLMAAEGVNFVTGVEVGKDLAAEQLRSEFDAVVLCAGATQPRNLSVEGRNLQGVYYAMDFLTANTKSLLDSNLENGHYISAKDKHVVVIGGGDTGTDCVGTSVRHGCKSVRQLEIMPRLPDSRQNDNPWPEWPRVHKVDYGQEEAAAVFGRDPRDYLVSTQKIVGDEAGNVQAIHTIKVRWEQSETGRMNLMEVANSEEVIPADLVLLAMGFTGPEKTLIDALRLDTDPRGNVKADYGKYATNLPGVFAAGDMRRGQSLVVWAIHEGREAARECDRFLMGKTYLP; from the coding sequence ATGGGAAAACCAACGGGCTTCCTTGAATATCAACGTGACTTACCGGCTGACCGCGCACCATTAGAACGTATCAAAGACTGGAAGGAATTCCACTTACACTTTGATCGTGAGGTAGATAGCCGTATTCAAGGCGCACGCTGCATGGAATGTGGCGTGCCCTTCTGCCAAACCGGGCGCATCTTGCCCGGTGGCGCAAGTGGCTGTCCGGTACACAACCTCATTCCTGAATGGAATGATATGATTTTCCGGGGTTTATGGCGTGAAGCGTTTGAACGCTTACGCATGACCAACAACTTTCCGGAATTTACTGGGCGCGTCTGCCCCGCACCCTGCGAAGGTTCTTGTACCTTAGGTATTAATGAACCGCCGGTCACGATTAAGCTGAATGAAGTCAGTATTATCGACAAAGCCTTTGAAGAAGGTTGGATTCAACCCACACCACCAGCACACCGTACTGGTAAAAAAGTGGCGGTAATTGGCTCAGGACCTGCGGGATTAGCGTGTGCGGATCAATTGAATAAAGCCGGGCATACGGTAACGGTTTACGAACGTGCTGACCGGATCGGTGGTTTGTTGATGTACGGCATTCCGAATATGAAGTTAGATAAACAAGACGTAGTACAACGTCGGGTCGATCTAATGGCAGCGGAAGGCGTAAATTTTGTTACGGGCGTAGAAGTCGGCAAAGACTTAGCCGCCGAACAATTACGTAGTGAATTTGATGCGGTGGTTTTATGTGCTGGCGCAACACAACCGCGTAATTTGTCCGTAGAAGGTCGCAATCTGCAAGGCGTTTATTACGCTATGGATTTCTTAACAGCTAATACTAAAAGCTTGTTAGATTCCAACCTTGAGAACGGCCACTATATCTCGGCGAAAGATAAACATGTAGTGGTAATCGGTGGTGGTGATACCGGTACAGACTGCGTGGGTACATCCGTGCGTCATGGCTGCAAATCTGTACGCCAATTAGAAATTATGCCACGTCTGCCAGATTCACGTCAGAATGATAACCCATGGCCGGAATGGCCGCGTGTGCATAAAGTTGATTACGGTCAAGAAGAAGCGGCGGCTGTGTTTGGTCGTGATCCGCGTGATTATCTGGTATCGACCCAGAAAATCGTGGGTGACGAAGCCGGTAATGTGCAAGCCATTCACACTATTAAAGTACGCTGGGAACAAAGCGAAACCGGGCGTATGAACTTAATGGAAGTGGCTAATTCTGAGGAAGTGATTCCAGCGGATTTAGTATTGCTGGCAATGGGTTTCACAGGGCCAGAAAAAACCTTGATCGACGCATTACGCCTTGATACTGACCCTCGTGGCAATGTTAAAGCCGACTACGGCAAATATGCGACTAATTTACCCGGTGTATTTGCAGCCGGTGATATGCGTCGCGGGCAAAGCTTAGTGGTCTGGGCAATTCACGAAGGACGCGAAGCGGCGCGTGAATGTGATCGTTTCTTAATGGGTAAGACTTACTTGCCTTAA
- the dnaG gene encoding DNA primase, with the protein MSHIGRIPKEFIEQLLSRVDIVEVIGSRIALKKAGREYMACCPFHNEKTPSFTVSPNKQFYHCFGCGVHGSAISFLMEYENLEYVEAIEALARTAGVSVPREGASDAPKKPKADQNLYHLLTKVSEWYQQQLPKFSPALNYLQQRGLSQTIIQQFNLGYAPAAWDNIAQHFQTYGADKLLATGLAIQNEQGRIYDRFRDRIMFPIRDRRGRVIGFGGRVLGNDTPKYLNSPETEVFHKGSELYGLYEARQNTRQIERLVVVEGYMDVIALAQYGISYAVATLGTATTTEHIQQLFRVVPEIVFCFDGDRAGKQAAWRALENALPELTDERQVKFLFLPTGEDPDTYIRKEGKADFETAVLQALPLTRFFLIGLNNQLGFRENYTLNITEDRTRFIKEAAELLAKMPDILQKKQLLPELARLGNLDPSQQRLFKQYAHKRNKADNAEATKPINKQMLQRTPMRHAIVLLLNFPYLAPLVGNPEQWAQFSVPGLNLFLTLLEIIEINPQIHTATLVEQLRDSPYAKALQQLHSSTVRALLDETTCEREFRDCLVEIKRQAFQQKIDLLVQKEQLSGLTDQERNDLLVILDEIHNLAL; encoded by the coding sequence ATGAGTCACATCGGTCGTATTCCTAAGGAATTTATCGAGCAATTGCTTAGCCGCGTCGACATTGTGGAAGTGATCGGATCGCGTATTGCTTTGAAGAAAGCAGGACGTGAATATATGGCTTGTTGTCCGTTTCACAATGAAAAAACCCCATCTTTTACGGTAAGTCCGAATAAGCAGTTCTATCACTGTTTTGGTTGCGGCGTACACGGGTCAGCCATCTCTTTTTTGATGGAATATGAAAATTTAGAATATGTCGAAGCTATCGAAGCCTTAGCACGCACTGCGGGAGTGAGTGTCCCCCGTGAAGGTGCAAGCGATGCACCAAAAAAACCAAAAGCGGATCAAAATCTTTACCATTTGTTAACTAAGGTCAGTGAATGGTATCAACAGCAATTGCCAAAATTTTCACCAGCTCTCAACTACTTACAACAACGTGGCTTAAGTCAAACCATTATTCAGCAATTTAATTTAGGTTATGCGCCAGCCGCTTGGGATAACATTGCTCAGCACTTTCAAACTTATGGGGCAGATAAATTATTAGCCACAGGCTTGGCGATTCAGAATGAACAAGGGCGCATTTATGACCGCTTTCGGGATCGTATTATGTTCCCTATTCGAGATCGGCGCGGGCGAGTAATCGGTTTCGGTGGGCGAGTATTAGGTAACGATACACCCAAATATCTCAACTCGCCGGAAACCGAAGTGTTTCATAAAGGTTCAGAACTCTACGGCTTATACGAAGCCCGGCAAAATACGCGGCAGATCGAACGTTTAGTGGTGGTTGAAGGTTATATGGATGTCATTGCCTTGGCGCAATATGGCATTAGCTATGCTGTGGCAACCTTAGGTACTGCAACTACCACGGAACATATTCAACAATTGTTTCGTGTTGTGCCGGAAATTGTGTTTTGTTTTGACGGTGACCGTGCGGGTAAACAAGCAGCATGGCGTGCTTTAGAAAACGCCTTACCTGAACTAACGGATGAGCGCCAAGTTAAGTTTCTATTTTTGCCTACAGGCGAAGACCCGGATACCTATATTCGCAAAGAAGGTAAGGCAGATTTTGAAACAGCCGTGTTACAAGCGTTACCGTTAACCCGCTTTTTCTTAATTGGTTTAAATAATCAATTAGGCTTTCGTGAAAATTATACTTTGAATATTACGGAAGATCGCACACGCTTTATTAAAGAAGCGGCTGAGTTATTAGCGAAAATGCCGGATATTTTGCAAAAGAAACAATTATTACCAGAATTGGCGCGTTTGGGTAATTTAGATCCGTCGCAACAGCGTTTATTTAAACAATATGCACATAAGCGTAATAAGGCAGATAATGCAGAAGCAACTAAGCCAATTAATAAGCAAATGTTGCAGCGCACTCCAATGCGGCATGCAATTGTGTTATTGTTGAATTTCCCATATTTAGCGCCATTAGTCGGTAACCCCGAACAGTGGGCGCAGTTTTCCGTACCGGGGTTGAATTTATTTCTTACACTGCTTGAAATTATTGAAATAAATCCCCAAATACACACTGCCACTTTAGTGGAACAATTACGGGATAGTCCCTATGCGAAGGCACTACAACAACTACACAGTAGTACGGTTCGCGCATTGTTAGATGAAACAACCTGTGAAAGGGAGTTTCGTGACTGTTTGGTGGAGATTAAACGTCAAGCGTTCCAGCAAAAAATTGATCTGTTAGTGCAAAAGGAACAATTGAGCGGTCTAACCGATCAAGAACGCAACGATTTACTGGTCATATTGGATGAAATACACAATTTAGCCCTATGA
- the rpoD gene encoding RNA polymerase sigma factor RpoD, with protein sequence MSQEEQQSGLKELIARGKEQGYLTYAEVNDHLPDTIVDPEQIEDIVAMINDMGITVYEHAPDADSLLLNDEAVQADDEAAEEAAAALASVDSDFGRTTDPVRMYMREMGTVELLTREGEIQIAIRIEEGLNEILRALAQYPASTEVLLEKAAQIDTEEVRLTDIINGFANPNEDISMFQLPVEETELLEGAEDAPVEDEDEDVVPADPVDTGPDPEEARQKFAELRELYEAVKQAGNNNDEVAYAQARDNLASKFMEFRLGQPIIDQLTRQLNEIVERIRRDERQIMKLCVQKGGMGRQDFIDSFPQNETDLNWLERYCKDKKNAANLFLLVPKIQNLQKQLLEIEKECALTVSQIKDINRSMSVGEAKARRAKKEMVEANLRLVISIAKKYTNRGLQFLDLIQEGNIGLMKAVDKFEYRRGYKFSTYATWWIRQAITRSIADQARTIRIPVHMIETINKLNRISRKLLQEKGREATPEELAVEMDMPEDKIRKVLKIAKEPISMETPIGDDEDSHLGDFIEDGNIMSPIDSATSSSLAEVTREVLSSLTSREAKVLRMRFGIDMNTDHTLEEVGKQFDVTRERIRQIEAKALRKLRHPSRSDMLRSFLEYDPGQLPTN encoded by the coding sequence ATGAGTCAAGAAGAGCAGCAATCTGGTTTGAAAGAATTGATTGCACGGGGTAAAGAGCAAGGTTACCTCACCTACGCCGAGGTGAATGACCATCTTCCTGATACCATCGTAGACCCCGAACAAATCGAAGATATCGTTGCCATGATCAACGATATGGGCATTACTGTCTACGAGCATGCGCCAGACGCGGATTCTTTATTGCTAAATGATGAAGCGGTGCAAGCCGACGATGAAGCAGCAGAAGAAGCAGCGGCTGCCCTAGCCAGCGTAGATAGTGATTTTGGCAGAACCACCGACCCTGTGCGTATGTATATGCGCGAAATGGGTACGGTTGAGTTATTAACCCGTGAAGGTGAAATTCAAATCGCGATTCGGATTGAAGAGGGTTTGAATGAAATTTTACGCGCCTTGGCACAATACCCCGCATCAACCGAAGTTTTATTGGAAAAAGCTGCGCAAATTGATACTGAAGAAGTCCGCCTCACTGACATTATCAATGGCTTTGCTAATCCCAATGAAGATATAAGCATGTTCCAGTTGCCAGTTGAAGAAACTGAGCTATTAGAAGGTGCAGAAGACGCGCCCGTCGAAGATGAGGATGAAGATGTTGTACCGGCTGATCCAGTCGATACTGGTCCAGATCCGGAAGAAGCACGTCAGAAATTTGCAGAATTACGCGAATTGTATGAAGCTGTTAAACAAGCAGGCAACAATAATGATGAAGTGGCTTATGCGCAGGCGCGTGATAATTTAGCCTCTAAATTCATGGAGTTCCGTTTAGGTCAGCCGATTATTGACCAATTAACGCGCCAATTAAATGAAATTGTTGAGCGTATTCGCCGCGATGAACGCCAAATTATGAAATTGTGCGTGCAAAAAGGCGGTATGGGTCGTCAAGATTTCATTGATAGCTTTCCACAAAATGAAACCGATTTAAATTGGTTAGAGCGCTACTGCAAAGACAAGAAAAATGCTGCTAATTTGTTCTTATTAGTGCCGAAAATCCAGAATTTGCAAAAACAATTGCTGGAAATTGAAAAAGAATGCGCATTAACCGTTTCACAAATTAAAGACATTAACCGCAGCATGTCGGTAGGTGAAGCAAAAGCCCGACGTGCTAAGAAAGAAATGGTGGAGGCCAACTTACGTTTGGTTATTTCAATTGCTAAGAAATACACCAACCGTGGCTTACAATTCTTGGATTTAATCCAAGAAGGCAATATCGGTTTAATGAAAGCGGTGGATAAATTTGAATACCGCCGGGGTTATAAGTTTTCAACTTATGCAACGTGGTGGATTCGCCAAGCGATTACCCGTTCGATTGCCGACCAAGCACGCACCATTCGTATTCCGGTGCATATGATTGAAACTATTAACAAACTCAATCGTATTTCACGTAAATTGCTGCAAGAAAAGGGCAGGGAAGCGACCCCGGAAGAATTGGCAGTTGAAATGGACATGCCGGAAGACAAAATTCGTAAAGTTCTGAAAATTGCCAAAGAGCCGATTTCAATGGAAACGCCAATTGGTGACGATGAAGATTCACATTTAGGTGACTTTATCGAAGACGGCAATATCATGTCACCAATTGATTCTGCCACTAGCTCTAGTTTGGCTGAAGTTACCCGCGAAGTGTTATCCAGCCTTACCTCGCGTGAAGCCAAGGTATTACGTATGCGGTTTGGCATTGATATGAATACTGACCATACGTTAGAAGAAGTGGGCAAGCAGTTTGATGTCACCCGTGAGCGGATTCGGCAGATTGAGGCAAAAGCGCTCAGAAAGTTGCGTCATCCTAGTAGATCCGATATGCTACGCAGCTTCTTGGAATATGATCCGGGTCAATTGCCGACCAATTAA
- a CDS encoding gamma-glutamylcyclotransferase — protein MSVNIFTYGSLMFAPVWQQVVKGQYQAIPSVLADHQRLAVLNEDYPVAIHQPAHHIQGVLYLGVNADDIARLDRFEGEYYDRISTQVTDAQGCVYSADVYRLNAQFQAILAPVDWDVEQFKQQGLQRFLQQYKGFLSI, from the coding sequence ATGTCAGTTAATATCTTCACCTACGGTTCTTTGATGTTTGCCCCTGTGTGGCAACAAGTTGTCAAAGGGCAGTATCAGGCCATTCCTAGCGTATTAGCCGATCATCAACGTTTAGCGGTGTTAAACGAAGATTATCCCGTCGCTATTCATCAGCCCGCGCATCACATTCAGGGCGTGTTATATTTAGGTGTAAATGCCGACGATATTGCACGTCTAGATCGCTTTGAAGGCGAATATTACGACCGCATCAGCACACAAGTCACGGATGCGCAAGGTTGCGTTTATTCAGCCGATGTTTATCGCTTAAATGCTCAGTTTCAAGCAATACTTGCTCCTGTTGATTGGGACGTGGAGCAGTTCAAACAACAAGGCTTGCAACGTTTTTTACAGCAATATAAAGGCTTTCTTAGCATATAA
- the gltB gene encoding glutamate synthase large subunit, producing MRYTELPPAQGLYDPSFEHDACGMGFVAHLKGVKSHRIVQQALKVLTHMEHRGARGCEENTGDGAGILIQIPHKFLVTECKSLSIKLPEVGQYAVGMVFLPQDSEARAECGEILARIIVEEGQTLLGWRDVPINPTPLGESALRAMPHVRMVFVGKSDDVAEGLEFERKLYVIRKRTENEVEANNAAGHIYFPSLSSRTIVYKGMLTTEQVGQYYLDLANPAIETAIAMVHSRFSTNTFPSWSRAHPNRYLIHNGEINTLRGNVNWMNARQGTIKTDVFKTDIKNLFPLVNTNGSDSAMFDNTLEFMYLSGYSLPHAMMMMVPEPWANHESMSAEKRAFYEYHSCLMEPWDGPAAMGFTDGTLVGATLDRNGLRPSRYYVTNDDMIILASEVGVLEDLDQSTVISKQRLQPGRMLLVDTAQGRIVTDEEIKHQIATAQPYQQWLDANLVELKALPTAPDIPLPEHDKLVQRQKMFGYTYEDVRKVIVPMALTSIDPLGAMGVDAPIAVLSNHTQPLFNYFKQLFAQVTNPPIDAIREEIVTSSLTTLGSEGDITHPTAESCHQILLKTPILDNEELAKLVHVQHTGFKSQTLPILFRAAAGEAELAVAMDKLCAATESAVDAGVNIIVLSDRLADADNAPIPSLLAIAGVHHHLIRQGKRTKVSLILESAEPRQVHHFCTLLGYGAQAINPYLAFDTIEDLMREGLLPGLDFDQAVHKYIKGVTKGVIKVMSKIGISTIQSYRGAQIFEALGISNEVIDKYFTATASRIGGIDLKTIAKETLYRHARAYEFHDAEQRSLRAGSVFQWRDGEEEHMYNPSTIYTLQKAVRLGDYQLYKQYSKLLHEDAEVKFNLRNLLDFNFAENPIPLSEVEPATSIVKRFKSGAMSFGSISKEAHEALAIAMNRLGGKSNSGEGGEDPKRYTPDPNGDSRNSAIKQVASGRFGVTSYYLNNADEIQIKLAQGAKPGEGGQLPGKKVYPWVARVRGTTPGVGLISPPPHHDIYSIEDLAQLIYDLKNANKRARINVKLVSEVGVGTIAAGVAKGKADVILISGYDGGTGASPKTSVQHAGLPWELGLAETHQTLLLNNLRSRVRLETDGKLMTGRDVAVAALLGAEEYGFATLPLVALGCVMMRVCHQDTCPVGIATQNPELRKKYAGHPQYVVNLLMFIAEELREYMAKLGFRTVDEMIGRVDKLRQDPNNAKGHWKAAMVDLSKILYTPTVENCDGVRQLRIQDHGIEHTLDETHVYPVCKPAIENGTAVKATFAIRNIDRVVGTITGSELTRKYGANGLPEDTIQLKFNGSAGQSFGAFLPKGMTLELEGDANDYIGKGLSGGKIIVYPTKNSNFIAEDNILIGNVAFFGASGGEAYINGVAGERFCVRNSGVKVVVEGTGDHGCEYMTGGRVVVLGKVGRNFGAGMSGGVAYVYDPSGILAVSGNTEMVSYTALSDAQDKAEVKAMIEKHVLHTGSERGSMILSDWDKYSAQFVRVMPNDYERMLEAIAVFEAKGLAGEDALMAAFSANNSDASRVGGN from the coding sequence ATGAGATACACTGAACTACCCCCAGCGCAAGGGTTGTATGACCCTAGCTTTGAACATGATGCTTGCGGCATGGGTTTTGTGGCGCACTTAAAAGGTGTTAAGTCCCATAGAATCGTCCAACAGGCATTAAAAGTATTAACTCACATGGAGCACCGGGGTGCTCGGGGTTGTGAAGAGAATACCGGCGATGGTGCAGGTATTTTAATTCAAATCCCTCATAAATTTTTAGTAACCGAGTGTAAATCGCTCAGCATTAAGTTACCAGAAGTCGGGCAATACGCGGTGGGTATGGTTTTTCTCCCACAAGATAGCGAAGCTCGTGCTGAATGCGGCGAGATTCTAGCACGGATTATAGTCGAAGAAGGTCAAACCTTGTTAGGTTGGCGCGATGTGCCGATCAATCCTACTCCATTAGGCGAAAGTGCGCTAAGAGCCATGCCTCATGTAAGGATGGTGTTTGTTGGCAAATCGGACGATGTGGCAGAAGGGTTAGAGTTCGAGCGCAAACTATACGTCATTCGTAAACGCACTGAAAACGAAGTTGAAGCCAACAATGCAGCGGGACATATTTATTTCCCAAGCTTGTCTTCACGCACCATTGTTTACAAAGGTATGTTGACTACTGAACAAGTGGGGCAATACTACTTAGACCTTGCTAATCCGGCGATTGAAACCGCGATTGCAATGGTGCACTCACGTTTCTCAACCAATACCTTCCCCAGCTGGTCACGCGCCCATCCGAATCGTTATTTGATTCACAACGGTGAAATCAATACGTTACGTGGCAATGTTAACTGGATGAATGCCCGTCAAGGTACGATTAAAACAGACGTATTCAAGACTGACATTAAAAACTTATTCCCCTTGGTGAATACCAATGGTAGTGACTCGGCGATGTTTGATAACACGCTAGAATTCATGTACTTGTCTGGTTATTCATTACCGCACGCAATGATGATGATGGTGCCCGAACCGTGGGCTAATCATGAAAGCATGAGTGCGGAAAAACGCGCATTCTATGAATATCACAGTTGCTTAATGGAACCGTGGGACGGTCCTGCGGCAATGGGCTTCACTGATGGTACATTAGTCGGTGCGACCTTAGACCGGAATGGTTTACGCCCTTCGCGTTATTACGTAACCAACGATGACATGATTATTTTGGCATCCGAAGTTGGCGTATTAGAAGACTTAGACCAAAGCACTGTTATTTCTAAACAACGTCTACAACCGGGTCGTATGTTATTGGTGGATACGGCACAAGGTCGTATTGTCACCGATGAAGAAATTAAACATCAGATTGCCACTGCACAGCCGTATCAACAATGGTTGGATGCTAATCTGGTTGAACTGAAAGCGTTGCCAACTGCGCCGGATATTCCATTGCCTGAACATGATAAATTGGTACAACGCCAAAAAATGTTCGGTTATACCTATGAAGATGTGCGTAAAGTGATTGTGCCGATGGCACTCACCAGCATTGATCCATTGGGCGCAATGGGCGTGGATGCACCGATTGCCGTGTTGTCTAACCATACACAACCGTTGTTTAACTATTTTAAACAGTTATTTGCGCAGGTAACGAACCCACCAATTGATGCGATTCGTGAAGAGATCGTAACTTCTTCACTAACCACCTTGGGTTCAGAAGGCGATATTACGCATCCGACCGCAGAAAGCTGTCATCAGATTCTGTTAAAAACGCCCATTTTGGATAATGAAGAATTAGCCAAATTGGTACATGTACAACATACCGGTTTTAAAAGCCAAACCTTGCCCATTCTGTTCCGTGCCGCCGCCGGTGAAGCCGAATTAGCAGTGGCAATGGATAAGCTGTGTGCCGCGACCGAATCAGCAGTGGATGCTGGTGTGAATATTATTGTGCTGTCTGACCGTTTAGCAGACGCTGATAATGCACCGATTCCGTCTCTATTAGCGATTGCAGGCGTACATCATCATCTGATTCGTCAAGGCAAACGCACGAAAGTTAGCTTAATTCTTGAATCGGCTGAACCGCGTCAGGTTCATCATTTCTGTACCTTATTAGGCTATGGTGCGCAAGCGATTAACCCGTACTTAGCGTTTGATACGATTGAAGATTTAATGCGCGAAGGCTTATTGCCGGGCTTAGATTTCGACCAAGCGGTACACAAATATATTAAAGGTGTTACCAAAGGTGTGATTAAAGTCATGTCAAAAATTGGTATCTCCACGATTCAATCGTATCGGGGAGCGCAAATTTTTGAAGCCTTGGGTATTAGCAATGAAGTCATTGATAAATACTTCACGGCAACCGCTTCACGGATTGGCGGGATTGACCTAAAAACCATCGCTAAAGAAACTTTATATCGCCATGCTCGCGCCTATGAATTCCACGATGCTGAACAACGCTCCTTACGGGCAGGCAGTGTGTTCCAATGGCGGGATGGCGAAGAAGAGCACATGTATAACCCTTCCACCATTTATACCTTGCAAAAGGCAGTGCGCTTGGGTGACTACCAATTGTATAAACAATACAGCAAGTTATTGCATGAAGATGCGGAAGTTAAATTTAACTTACGTAACTTATTAGACTTTAACTTTGCGGAAAACCCGATTCCTTTAAGCGAAGTTGAACCAGCGACCTCGATTGTCAAACGCTTTAAATCGGGCGCGATGTCTTTCGGTTCAATCAGTAAAGAAGCGCATGAAGCCTTAGCCATTGCCATGAACCGTTTAGGCGGTAAATCGAATTCAGGTGAAGGCGGTGAAGACCCTAAACGTTATACGCCAGATCCGAACGGCGATTCACGTAATAGTGCGATTAAACAGGTCGCTTCTGGTCGTTTCGGTGTCACTAGCTATTACTTAAACAATGCGGATGAAATCCAAATTAAGTTAGCACAAGGTGCAAAACCGGGCGAAGGCGGTCAATTACCGGGTAAGAAAGTCTATCCGTGGGTGGCCCGCGTGCGGGGTACAACACCGGGGGTAGGTTTGATTTCCCCACCACCGCATCACGATATTTACTCGATTGAAGACTTAGCCCAGCTTATTTACGACTTGAAAAATGCGAATAAACGCGCCCGTATCAATGTCAAATTAGTTTCTGAGGTGGGTGTTGGCACGATTGCAGCAGGGGTAGCGAAAGGTAAAGCCGACGTTATTCTGATTTCTGGTTATGACGGTGGCACAGGTGCATCACCGAAAACCAGTGTGCAACATGCTGGTTTACCGTGGGAATTAGGCTTAGCGGAAACGCATCAAACCTTGTTACTCAATAATTTACGCAGTCGGGTACGCTTAGAAACTGACGGTAAATTAATGACTGGGCGTGATGTAGCCGTGGCTGCTTTATTGGGTGCTGAAGAATACGGTTTTGCGACCTTACCTTTAGTTGCCTTAGGTTGTGTCATGATGCGCGTGTGCCATCAAGATACTTGTCCTGTCGGTATTGCAACCCAAAACCCAGAGCTTCGCAAAAAATACGCAGGTCACCCGCAATATGTGGTTAACTTGTTGATGTTTATTGCCGAAGAACTACGCGAATACATGGCGAAGTTAGGCTTCCGTACTGTGGATGAAATGATCGGGCGGGTGGATAAATTGCGCCAAGACCCGAACAATGCCAAGGGTCACTGGAAAGCGGCAATGGTGGATTTAAGTAAAATCCTCTATACGCCTACCGTTGAAAATTGTGATGGTGTGCGTCAATTACGTATTCAAGATCACGGTATTGAACATACTTTGGATGAAACTCACGTTTATCCGGTGTGTAAACCTGCGATTGAAAACGGTACAGCAGTTAAAGCAACCTTTGCGATTCGTAATATTGACCGGGTAGTCGGCACGATTACGGGGTCTGAATTAACCCGTAAATACGGTGCAAATGGTTTACCGGAAGATACCATTCAATTGAAATTTAATGGTTCAGCGGGGCAAAGCTTTGGTGCATTCCTTCCCAAAGGTATGACCTTAGAGTTAGAAGGTGATGCCAATGACTATATTGGTAAGGGCTTATCTGGCGGTAAAATTATTGTTTACCCAACCAAAAACTCTAACTTCATTGCAGAAGACAATATCTTAATCGGCAATGTAGCTTTCTTTGGGGCAAGCGGCGGTGAAGCTTATATCAATGGCGTGGCGGGTGAACGTTTCTGTGTACGTAACTCTGGCGTTAAAGTTGTGGTTGAAGGCACAGGCGATCACGGTTGTGAATACATGACTGGCGGGCGCGTCGTGGTATTAGGTAAAGTCGGGCGTAACTTCGGCGCAGGTATGTCCGGCGGCGTGGCGTATGTCTATGACCCCAGCGGCATTTTAGCAGTAAGTGGTAATACCGAAATGGTAAGCTACACTGCACTCAGCGACGCACAAGATAAGGCTGAAGTGAAAGCCATGATCGAAAAACATGTATTGCATACCGGCAGCGAACGGGGCAGCATGATTTTAAGTGATTGGGATAAATACTCAGCGCAGTTTGTTCGCGTTATGCCAAACGATTATGAACGTATGCTAGAAGCGATTGCCGTATTTGAAGCTAAAGGCTTAGCCGGTGAAGATGCATTAATGGCCGCGTTTTCCGCAAACAATAGCGATGCTTCACGCGTCGGCGGCAACTAA
- a CDS encoding c-type cytochrome, producing the protein MRTLAILSSMLLLGLVGTAQADDIADGAKLYTDKACLSCHGEAGNKPIMTTYPKIAGQNADYLVQQMKDIKSGARNNGQTAAMKALVATVTDDEFAKIAKYLEAQAASTAPAAAPAAAAPATPAAVSVTTTTTTPAK; encoded by the coding sequence ATGCGCACATTAGCTATTCTGTCTTCTATGTTGTTATTGGGCTTAGTGGGTACTGCTCAAGCCGACGATATTGCAGATGGTGCAAAGTTATATACCGACAAAGCTTGCTTAAGCTGTCACGGGGAAGCAGGTAATAAACCGATTATGACGACTTACCCTAAAATTGCAGGGCAAAATGCCGATTATTTAGTGCAGCAAATGAAAGATATTAAAAGTGGGGCGCGCAATAATGGGCAAACGGCTGCGATGAAGGCATTGGTGGCAACAGTAACGGATGATGAATTTGCAAAAATAGCAAAATATTTAGAAGCACAAGCGGCTAGCACAGCGCCTGCTGCTGCACCTGCCGCAGCCGCGCCTGCTACCCCAGCGGCTGTTTCTGTGACCACCACCACCACGACACCCGCCAAATAA